The segment CGAAAAAGCCTTTTTACAAGCCAATCAGGGCATTTTAGACGATCAAAACGCCCATCCCGAACGGGGAGATATGGGGACAACGGCGGTAGTCGTGCTGTTCCGTGGTGATCAGCCTTGGCGTGCTCATATTGGAGATTCTCGTCTCTACCGCATCCGCCATAATAAACTTGAGCAAATCACAGAAGATCATACTTGGGTGGCACGAGCGTTAAAAATGGGAGATATTACCCGCGATCAGGCTAAAACTCACCCCTGGCGGCACGTTCTCTTTCAATGTCTGGGGCGCAAGGATGTTAATACTATCGAAATTGCTCGTTTAGATGTTCAACCGGGGGATAGGCTATTACTGTGTAGTGATGGGTTGACCGAAGAAGTCTCCGATGAAATGATTAAGACGTTGTTTGAGGAGGGAGAGTCCTGTGAGGCGATCGCTCAAAATTTAGTAGAAGCGGCCAAAGAAGCCGGAGGTTCGGACAATATTACCGTAATTATCGTAGATGAAGGTGGAGATACTCAACTCATTGATGATCCTGAGGGAGAAGAAACCCAACTGCGGTCTTAGAAAGTCCGAAATTAACATTGACAATCTGTTCAGTTTATTTTTCCTAAAATAGAGAATAATTAACAAAAGTTAATGACTCTA is part of the Rippkaea orientalis PCC 8801 genome and harbors:
- a CDS encoding Stp1/IreP family PP2C-type Ser/Thr phosphatase, which gives rise to MMNRRFTGLTDTGVLRSVNQDNYYIDPDGRFFIVADGMGGHAGGQEASAIAAQQIHAYLDAHWNADIPSHTLLEKAFLQANQGILDDQNAHPERGDMGTTAVVVLFRGDQPWRAHIGDSRLYRIRHNKLEQITEDHTWVARALKMGDITRDQAKTHPWRHVLFQCLGRKDVNTIEIARLDVQPGDRLLLCSDGLTEEVSDEMIKTLFEEGESCEAIAQNLVEAAKEAGGSDNITVIIVDEGGDTQLIDDPEGEETQLRS